TTATAGGTATCTTTGCGGTCTGGCTTTTTGCTCTGATTGACATCTTAAAGAGTGAGTTTACCGGCTACAATAAGATTATCTGGATACTTGTTGTACTCTTTATCCCACTT
The sequence above is drawn from the Thermodesulfovibrionales bacterium genome and encodes:
- a CDS encoding PLD nuclease N-terminal domain-containing protein, whose protein sequence is MVVGASEIFVLFILLIFIGIFAVWLFALIDILKSEFTGYNKIIWILVVLFIPLVGAVLYFIIGRKQKLNQR